A window of Gossypium hirsutum isolate 1008001.06 chromosome D13, Gossypium_hirsutum_v2.1, whole genome shotgun sequence genomic DNA:
TTGGAAACATAAAATGTACTGATCTATATCACTCGACTCACAAGTGTTTTGAGAGAAGTATGCTTCTTTCATGTACGTGTTTAAATGATGTCAGAATGTGTTAAATACAAGTATCAAACACAAAGAAGAGGTTGAATTAGGCTGAAAATGTTAGCAATTCAATTAAAAACTATGAGGAAACAGGGAAGTATAGCACTGGGATTTGGTACAACCAAATACTCCAAGTTGGAGTGACGCCCTATACgtccaattgaatcaaaatcttCACGCGCCCCATCGATGGTATTGCCAATACTCCCTGCAATCACCCTGCAAACAATTACAGCCCTTTTCAACTTCTTCAACTTGAAAGATACCATGTTGTCACACACTTCTTCACTACTCGTACTCAACCTAACCCCATTTTTCCTAGTGAATTCCATGTCAAATCGGGAATGAATAATCCGGCACGCTCGACAGCTCGGGTCTTTGCAGAGCTCCGGCACCGGTTTCGGCTTCCTGCAGCAAGCCATTGTAGTGCCATAGAAAAGTAACAGCTCGTTTCCATCTATGGTGCTCCTTGGATGTCTCTCGTGTTGTTGGTTGGCTTTTTTGATAACTTTTTCTCTGTAATCCTCGAACCTTTTGAGAACTTCTATGGAGTTCTTCACTTTTAGTACCCTTTTGATCTTCCATGATGGCTTTGACTTTGAGGGATCCATTAACGCTCTTTGAAAAATCAACTCAATGATGTTCCTTGATGGGTCACCAACATTGAGCTCTGATAGGAAAGAAAACTTGCATTGCAGGGTTAGATTGTATGCAAAATATGTAGCAACTATTTCTAATAGCAGAGCCAGAAACCATTTTGAAAGCTTAGACAAAATATGGAAGCCATTAAAGGAATACAGGGTGAAGCAAAAGTGagcaaaaagaagagaaaagacaTACCACAAAACTGAGTTTTTGGATGGATTGGCCTAAAAAGTGCTTCTCGAAAGGGGTTTCTGAGTTGATGAACAAGCTCTTTCTCTGGGTTCTGGGTTCTTGAATTCCCACAGCTTTTTTCTGGTCTTCCAACCACATCACTCAGCTTAGCTACACAGTTGACATTCTCCTTCAAAGAAACCCAAACTGCCAGCATTTCTCCCATTGTTTTCCCTCTCTCTGACATTGATACTTTACAACTTGTCAAGGGAAGGCAATGGGAGACACTTTTTTCTGACTTACACTTGTTCCACATTATATTATTCGGATCCGGATAATACCCTTACTTTCACAAGTATAAACAGCCTATCATATCCTTAAATTGAAGGgttgaaaatatataattacaGACATTGAAATTCAAACCCTGAAATAACCGATTAAACTAAGTTACAGATTCTATACGTTGTAATCATTGTCAATCACAGTCCCTGCCAAAAACGTGGCAGTTTAATCTCATGTCAGTTCGATGTATTGTTTAGACATGGTAAAAAATTGATGGGTTCAAGTGGATATATGGGTCACAACGTGGCTACATTCTTATACCATCCCTGCCCAAAACAAAGACAAAACGGGAGACTTTAAAGGGTTTTGGATTCTATCAACAGTGCATTTATAGTGTCTACCCTACTCAAGTTCAAAACAAGACTGCAAGCTAAGGCTACCTAatataaaaaactataaatatcTGTTCAATTCAAAATATTACCATCATAAGCACAGCGACCAACTTCTATATATAATTCTCTTTATATAATTTTTCAACCTATTTGGAAGATTAAACCTTCAAATATGTCGAAAATGAATAAGGAAATCTCGAATAAAacttaatacaaaaaaaaattctttaagtcAATAATGAAGTGTGCTGTAAAGCAGTTTCAAACCAGAAATTTATCCATACCAGTGAGATAACCAGAAATTTGACTCTAGTCTAGAATGTGACAAATACCAAGcatgttttcttttgttcttctaAAAGGTTCCTTTCAAATGGTTCACAATTCACATGCAACAAGAACAGAAGTAGTTGTTAATGCATTCCAAACAAAGAGAAATTATAGCTTATTTTGTACTTTTATACCCCAGTACCTAGAACAAGTTGTCTGCAATTGAATCTCACCCTTCAATCAACAATCATTATGTCCAAGATCTAACCTTGGATTCTTCACATGTTTGGTCAATCATTTGCCTATGTCTCAAGCAAGCCTCTAGCAATCATTTTTTTTCTCTGGATAATGTTTGAAAAATAATCCATCAAAATATGTAGTAAAGCTTTGATTTGAGGCACGGTATCTGAGAGGCAATGGTCAAGAAAAACACAGGTATACATTGTATAAATCACAAGTTATCGATCTAAGAAGTTGAAGACAAAATGGAAAAACATGTTTCTTACAATTTCCATTTCAAGAACTTGTTTTACAACACTTCTCTGTAAGAAAATAATACATATACCAGTTCCACATTAGTACAAACACCAAAGTTAATACAATGACTGATTTGCAGCCGAAGGTAGTTTGTACGCCAGTTAACAAGATCAGCTCAGACAGTAAaccaatatttatatatatagggAGAGAGAGAGAACAAGACATTTTCAGAATAATATTTCTACTTCTCTTTTACCAGCCAAAAAGATGGAAAAAAGAAATACTGTTCATGTTTTATTGCTTGTCACCTTCATTGTTAACAGATTTATGGACCTGTTAGTATTCTTCCCATGGTCTGTGAATATGCATAAGAATGATTTAGTGGTGTAATGTCAACAGTGCGACCTTCACTCGGAGCTTCTCTAGATCCATACTGGTTCATGCCACCATTAGGAACACCATAGTATGCTGTCATTGGAGTCACTTGATGTAGTTTGAAACTAGAACCACCAGTCTGATGGTGGCTTTGGAGCAGTTCAGAATGCAATTGCTGATGCTCGTTCGAACTATTCTCGGGAGCAGGGCTAATCCCAACACCAAGATCAAGGCTAATGGCATCATTTTCTTCTGATCTAATCCTTGATAGTGCATTTACAGTTACTGGTCCGGCTATATCATGGCTACTGGTCTTTGCAGTAGGTACATCATGATTGTGTTTTCCCTCATACGTGGTTATAACTGCTTTCGGATCATGAGACGCCCTCTCAATGTGTTTTCTAACAGGGCAACCAGCACTTGTGCACTTATAATAACTCCTACATAAAAAGTAAGGAGAAAATATAATATGATCAAATAATGTAATAGACCAAAATCAAAGAATTCGGTCAACAGTATCATAAACTGTATAGAAGATCCTAAAGTATGTGCCTCTAAGTCTGCAAGAATTGGACCTATAAGCAAAACAACAAAATACAAATATCGCTTAGCATAAACAGAATTGAAGATCCATACATATATCCATTGTCTTCTCTAATTTATGACGAAGCACTTCGGAATTTTGCGCCGACCAATATACTGTTTTAAGAACTATATGTCGAaaaatgactttattaaatgGTAAGATTTGCAATTTATAACATTCTAAttctatcatatttcatttaatgatACATACCTAGGATTAGGATTTCCTCTCACTACTTTTTGCCCATACTTGCGCCATCGATACCCATCATCAAGGATATCAACTTCACTCAAAGTCTGTACAACAACACGTGGTTCCCGGATAGGCTTCACCACAGGAATGATATCAATCCCCCCATCCATCTTCCTGCTCATATTCGATAATATCACTTAGCAAGCAGACAAACCACAGAGTAAAAAGTTAAACCTTCTTGTGAACAATAACAATACCTTCGCTTTGAGAAAggatcatcatcatcaacatcatcCACATTATCATCATTAGCTGTGACCGGAGATGAATCTGCTGTATTATTTGGTTCAATACTATGAGCCATCTGGCCATACATGTTGGATGACTTGTCTAAAACGGGGAAAAATGAAAGATTAAACTTAAGATGTAATCAACATATAGAAAAACTAAATGCGTAGCTTTTCTTACCATCTCTACCAGTCAAAGGTGGCACCTTGTCAAATCTTTCCTCTTGTACAGACATGGTATTTCCAGAAGAATACCGGCGGCTAGGTTGAGGTTTAGGATGATCATGTGTACCTTTGTATATTATTTCCGTAATCTGTCCATCATGAGATCGCTCAAATAGCTTTTTCACTTCACAATTAGGATGTGTACATTTGTAATAACTGCGTGGAAATTCACTTCCTTTAACATGTTTCTGTCCATACTTTCTCCAGTTGTATCCATCATCTGATATCGTGGATGAGCCACTTACTCTATGATCAGTCTGCCCTGACTGCATCCCACTATTTGAGTTCCCACTCTGGTTTAATTCGTCTACATCGACTTCAACAGGAGCACTAGCCACAGAAGTAGCTGTATGAAATGGTACCGAGAGACTCAACTCATTTGAGGAGCCTGCCATCTCGCTCTTAACCAAAGCTGATGAATTATATGATATAGTCTGGTATTGACCTTGGATCTGCAGAGATTGTTCGCTTCTAAGATGGTTTAAATCTGCAGGTGCCTTGAATAAGCAAAAACCTTTAGACAAGGATGATATAAACCATACAAGCAGCAGGCCATAATGAACATTGATAACGATGTCAATAATGAAAAATCAAGATAAAGAAGAGATAATAGGATGCTAATTTT
This region includes:
- the LOC107920302 gene encoding uncharacterized protein translates to MWNKCKSEKSVSHCLPLTSCKVSMSERGKTMGEMLAVWVSLKENVNCVAKLSDVVGRPEKSCGNSRTQNPEKELVHQLRNPFREALFRPIHPKTQFCELNVGDPSRNIIELIFQRALMDPSKSKPSWKIKRVLKVKNSIEVLKRFEDYREKVIKKANQQHERHPRSTIDGNELLLFYGTTMACCRKPKPVPELCKDPSCRACRIIHSRFDMEFTRKNGVRLSTSSEEVCDNMVSFKLKKLKRAVIVCRVIAGSIGNTIDGAREDFDSIGRIGRHSNLEYLVVPNPSAILPCFLIVFN
- the LOC107920301 gene encoding probable WRKY transcription factor 20; the encoded protein is MEEQILASSSAAASATQHDLSASAASSGARYKLVAPAKLPISRSACITIPPRLSPSSFLESPVLLSDVKAEPSPTTGSLIKPQAVHGSVNSSTYSVTAACSNAFDERNPSCFEFRPHPRSNLAPADLNHLRSEQSLQIQGQYQTISYNSSALVKSEMAGSSNELSLSVPFHTATSVASAPVEVDVDELNQSGNSNSGMQSGQTDHRVSGSSTISDDGYNWRKYGQKHVKGSEFPRSYYKCTHPNCEVKKLFERSHDGQITEIIYKGTHDHPKPQPSRRYSSGNTMSVQEERFDKVPPLTGRDDKSSNMYGQMAHSIEPNNTADSSPVTANDDNVDDVDDDDPFSKRRKMDGGIDIIPVVKPIREPRVVVQTLSEVDILDDGYRWRKYGQKVVRGNPNPRSYYKCTSAGCPVRKHIERASHDPKAVITTYEGKHNHDVPTAKTSSHDIAGPVTVNALSRIRSEENDAISLDLGVGISPAPENSSNEHQQLHSELLQSHHQTGGSSFKLHQVTPMTAYYGVPNGGMNQYGSREAPSEGRTVDITPLNHSYAYSQTMGRILTGP